A region of Pyxidicoccus parkwaysis DNA encodes the following proteins:
- the bacN gene encoding bactofilin BacN, whose amino-acid sequence MATGETGIIGKGIVIKGNLTGGGDLVIEGRVEGQIALKNHLTIESTGKVQADIRAEELTINGEASGNIDASTRVAINASAKVAGDIKAPRVVIEDGAVFNGSIEMDVKLPDDI is encoded by the coding sequence ATGGCAACGGGTGAGACGGGCATCATCGGCAAGGGCATTGTCATCAAGGGCAACCTCACGGGAGGTGGGGACCTGGTCATCGAAGGCCGGGTGGAGGGGCAGATTGCCCTCAAGAACCACCTCACCATCGAGAGCACCGGGAAGGTGCAGGCCGACATCCGGGCCGAGGAGTTGACCATCAACGGCGAGGCGAGCGGCAACATCGACGCCTCGACCCGGGTGGCCATCAACGCCTCTGCCAAGGTGGCGGGCGACATCAAGGCACCTCGCGTCGTCATCGAGGACGGAGCCGTGTTCAACGGTTCCATCGAGATGGACGTGAAGTTGCCGGACGACATCTGA
- a CDS encoding alpha/beta hydrolase: MARHDEGFFNGRDGTRLFWKSSLPDGEPRAHVAVVHGYGDHFGRYGYVADALLADGFAVHGFDYRGHGRADGRRGYSDVWSYFVDDLETFWERVRKDAGGKKAFMLAHSHGGLMAVKWLGERKVEGLSGAVLSAPYLKLAITPPAMKLMAARAVGKLVPWLPLKTELKPEDLSRDPVVQRAAREDPLYLTVVTPRWFLESTQAQAEAMLLAPKIQVPLFVLCGAADGVAAPAAARAFFESAGAADKKFKEYPGMRHEPLNEVGREEVFRDISGWISTHL; this comes from the coding sequence ATGGCGCGTCATGACGAGGGCTTCTTCAACGGCAGGGATGGCACCCGGCTCTTCTGGAAGTCGAGCCTCCCGGACGGAGAGCCGCGCGCGCACGTGGCGGTGGTGCACGGCTACGGGGACCACTTCGGCCGCTATGGGTATGTCGCGGACGCGCTGCTCGCGGACGGCTTCGCGGTGCACGGCTTCGACTACCGGGGCCATGGCCGCGCGGACGGGCGCCGGGGCTACAGCGACGTGTGGTCCTACTTCGTGGATGACCTGGAGACCTTCTGGGAGCGCGTGCGCAAGGACGCGGGCGGCAAGAAGGCCTTCATGCTCGCCCACAGCCACGGCGGGCTGATGGCCGTGAAGTGGCTGGGCGAGCGCAAGGTGGAGGGGCTCTCCGGCGCGGTGCTGTCCGCGCCCTACCTCAAGCTGGCCATTACGCCCCCGGCCATGAAGCTCATGGCCGCGCGCGCAGTGGGGAAGCTGGTGCCGTGGCTGCCCCTCAAGACGGAGCTCAAGCCCGAGGACCTGAGCCGCGATCCGGTGGTGCAGCGCGCCGCCCGCGAGGACCCGCTCTACCTCACCGTCGTCACGCCCCGCTGGTTCCTGGAGTCCACCCAGGCGCAGGCCGAGGCGATGCTGCTGGCGCCGAAGATTCAAGTCCCGCTGTTCGTGCTGTGCGGCGCGGCGGACGGCGTGGCGGCCCCGGCGGCGGCTCGGGCCTTCTTCGAGTCGGCGGGAGCGGCGGACAAGAAGTTCAAGGAGTATCCCGGCATGCGCCACGAGCCACTCAACGAGGTGGGCCGGGAGGAAGTGTTCCGGGATATCTCCGGCTGGATCTCCACGCATCTCTGA
- the bacP gene encoding bactofilin BacP — protein MATAKELSGSSQVNNTVVGPSILISGRLTGDEDLTVRGRVEGELTLSRTLIVEPSGVVKANVAVKNAIVSGVVVGNINATESVELTREGRMVGDIHAPRVIIVDGASFRGRVDMGDVEPGRLPAERPVVARPSTTALARPTATPARPATPATRPAPPPPPARPAPAVTRPAAAPPPPAARPTGKPTPPPPPTRVEAPRPPPAPAEQASSAEPPTPPVLGAGAKKKVVVKKKAR, from the coding sequence GTGGCCACCGCGAAGGAGCTCTCAGGCAGTAGCCAGGTCAACAACACCGTGGTGGGGCCTTCCATCCTCATCAGCGGCCGGTTGACCGGTGACGAGGACCTCACCGTCCGCGGACGCGTCGAGGGTGAGCTGACGCTCAGCCGGACGCTCATCGTGGAGCCCTCGGGCGTGGTGAAGGCGAACGTGGCGGTGAAGAACGCCATCGTCAGCGGCGTGGTGGTGGGCAACATCAACGCCACGGAGAGCGTGGAGCTCACCCGCGAGGGCCGCATGGTGGGCGACATCCACGCCCCGCGCGTCATCATCGTGGACGGCGCCAGCTTCCGCGGCCGCGTGGACATGGGCGACGTGGAGCCGGGCCGTCTGCCGGCGGAGCGCCCCGTGGTGGCGCGTCCGTCGACGACGGCGCTCGCGCGTCCCACCGCCACTCCGGCGCGTCCGGCCACTCCGGCCACGCGTCCGGCTCCGCCGCCTCCGCCCGCGCGCCCGGCTCCGGCCGTCACGCGCCCGGCCGCCGCGCCGCCGCCTCCGGCCGCACGTCCCACGGGCAAGCCGACGCCTCCTCCGCCGCCCACGCGCGTGGAGGCCCCGCGTCCTCCGCCCGCGCCCGCCGAGCAGGCATCCAGTGCCGAGCCGCCGACGCCGCCCGTGTTGGGGGCTGGTGCTAAGAAGAAGGTCGTGGTGAAGAAGAAGGCCCGCTAG
- a CDS encoding bactofilin family protein — MANTVIGSSIVIDGEISGDEDLVIQGTVKGKISLKESLYVEGSGVVEADIETQNVEIAGRVTGNIVASDKVELKTDCRVVGDIKAPRILIADGASFKGNVDMDMKER, encoded by the coding sequence ATGGCGAATACGGTTATCGGCTCGAGCATCGTCATCGACGGGGAAATCTCCGGAGACGAGGACCTGGTCATCCAGGGCACCGTGAAGGGGAAGATCTCCCTCAAGGAGAGCCTCTACGTCGAGGGCAGCGGCGTCGTCGAAGCGGACATCGAGACGCAGAACGTGGAGATCGCCGGCCGGGTGACGGGCAACATCGTCGCCAGCGACAAGGTCGAGCTGAAGACGGACTGCCGCGTGGTGGGCGACATCAAGGCGCCACGCATCCTCATTGCCGACGGTGCCTCCTTCAAGGGCAACGTCGACATGGACATGAAGGAGCGCTGA